From one Sorangium aterium genomic stretch:
- a CDS encoding sigma-54-dependent transcriptional regulator, translating to MSRILLVEDEVVIRTELRRLLARHGHDVIEAGSVEDASADHDLRTFDLVLADVRLPGAPGTALVGQCGGAPVVLMTSYATVKAAVDAVKRGAADYLSKPFDHAELVALVDHHLPGARPARGAPSDAAPRDSVPAPSAPPTSEDDELEGMVGGSAAMREVFARVRKVAPSEATLLVLGESGTGKETLARAVHRLSPRRQMAFVPVHCAAIPEGQIEGELFGYERGAVPGAISARAGLCEAAEGGTLLLDEIGELPPKVQARLLRFLQTGEVRRVGATRARRVDVRLIAATRRDLVAMVRDGSFMSDLYFRLRVLEIRLPPLRERPGDAVRLAESLLRRRAWAMGRAPLTLTPEARAAIAAAPWPGNIRELENAVHRAMVLADASEIGLDLLGLDAPPQPTPPAPAADAHEGEPPSDSLEGYFRRFVLEHQHELTETEIARRLGISRKALWERRQRLGIPRPRS from the coding sequence GTGAGCCGGATCCTTCTGGTCGAGGACGAGGTCGTCATCCGCACGGAGCTCCGGCGGCTGCTCGCTCGTCATGGTCACGACGTCATCGAGGCGGGGTCGGTCGAGGATGCCTCGGCGGATCACGATCTGCGCACGTTCGATCTGGTGCTGGCCGACGTGCGCCTGCCGGGGGCGCCGGGCACAGCGCTCGTCGGGCAGTGCGGCGGCGCGCCTGTCGTGCTCATGACGAGCTACGCCACGGTGAAGGCGGCCGTGGACGCCGTGAAGCGCGGCGCCGCGGATTACCTGTCGAAGCCGTTCGACCACGCCGAGCTGGTCGCCCTCGTCGACCACCATCTGCCCGGCGCGCGGCCTGCGCGGGGCGCGCCGTCCGACGCCGCGCCGCGCGACTCGGTGCCCGCGCCGTCCGCGCCGCCCACATCGGAAGACGACGAGCTCGAGGGCATGGTCGGCGGCTCTGCGGCCATGCGGGAGGTGTTCGCGCGGGTGCGCAAGGTCGCGCCGAGCGAGGCGACGCTGCTCGTCCTCGGCGAGAGCGGCACGGGCAAGGAGACGCTCGCCCGCGCCGTGCACCGGTTGAGCCCGCGCCGGCAGATGGCGTTCGTTCCGGTCCACTGCGCGGCCATCCCCGAGGGGCAGATCGAGGGGGAGCTCTTCGGATACGAGCGCGGCGCCGTCCCCGGCGCGATCTCGGCGCGCGCCGGGCTCTGCGAGGCCGCGGAGGGCGGGACGCTGCTGCTCGACGAGATCGGCGAGCTGCCGCCGAAGGTCCAGGCGCGGCTCCTCCGCTTCCTCCAGACGGGCGAGGTGCGGCGCGTGGGCGCGACCCGCGCCCGGCGCGTCGACGTGCGCCTCATCGCGGCGACGCGCCGAGATCTCGTGGCGATGGTGCGCGACGGATCGTTCATGAGCGACCTCTACTTCCGGCTGCGGGTCCTCGAGATCCGCCTCCCGCCGCTGCGCGAGCGGCCGGGCGATGCGGTGCGCCTCGCGGAGTCGCTGCTGAGGCGGCGCGCGTGGGCGATGGGCCGCGCGCCGCTGACGCTGACGCCGGAGGCGCGCGCCGCCATCGCGGCGGCCCCCTGGCCTGGCAACATCCGGGAGCTGGAGAACGCCGTTCACCGCGCGATGGTCCTCGCCGACGCGAGCGAGATCGGGCTGGATCTGCTCGGGCTCGACGCGCCCCCTCAACCGACTCCGCCCGCGCCTGCCGCGGACGCGCACGAGGGAGAGCCCCCGTCCGACTCCCTCGAGGGCTATTTCCGCCGCTTCGTCCTCGAGCACCAGCACGAGCTGACGGAGACCGAGATCGCCCGCCGGCTCGGCATCAGCCGCAAGGCGCTGTGGGAGCGGCGGCAGCGGCTCGGGATCCCCCGGCCGCGATCCTGA
- a CDS encoding DUF4123 domain-containing protein: MTSGLLAGRRVRLQAGEALRVGRLGRAELVISQDEQMAPVHFEAAWDGAVCRLLDRSRRGTLVDGKAVAEAAIGDGALVVAGQTHFLLRLVPDDQGADLPPAPPRPPPSRELLAARAAALAALQSEPEPLFALLDAARDRRILTLLRACEEENRSLFDGVAGEAMARAAPHLVRIEKGSALLPVLVNEGWGESWGVYLTGRRPLREVRQRLRRSLIVRDEETGKRLYFRFYDPRVLRSFLPSCSVRQRSEIVGTEIGGFLVEGEAGEVLRLGCG; encoded by the coding sequence GTGACATCAGGGCTGCTCGCCGGGCGGCGCGTGCGCCTCCAGGCCGGCGAGGCGCTGCGCGTGGGGCGCCTCGGGCGGGCCGAGCTCGTGATCTCGCAGGACGAGCAGATGGCGCCTGTGCACTTCGAGGCGGCGTGGGACGGCGCCGTCTGTCGGCTCCTCGATCGGAGCCGCCGGGGGACGCTGGTCGACGGCAAGGCGGTCGCCGAGGCCGCGATCGGCGACGGCGCCCTCGTCGTCGCGGGGCAAACCCACTTCCTGCTGCGGCTCGTGCCCGACGATCAGGGCGCCGATCTCCCGCCCGCGCCGCCGCGCCCGCCGCCGTCACGTGAGCTGCTCGCCGCGCGGGCCGCCGCGCTCGCGGCGCTGCAGAGCGAGCCGGAGCCGCTCTTCGCCCTCCTCGACGCCGCCCGCGACCGGCGCATCCTCACGCTGCTGCGCGCCTGCGAGGAGGAGAATCGCTCGCTCTTCGATGGGGTCGCGGGCGAGGCGATGGCCCGGGCGGCGCCGCACCTCGTGCGGATCGAGAAGGGGTCGGCGCTCTTGCCGGTGCTGGTGAACGAGGGGTGGGGCGAGAGCTGGGGAGTCTACCTGACCGGGCGGAGGCCGCTCCGAGAAGTGCGGCAGAGATTGCGGCGGTCGCTGATCGTGAGGGATGAAGAGACGGGGAAGAGGCTCTATTTCCGCTTCTACGATCCGCGGGTGCTGCGGTCGTTCCTGCCGTCGTGCTCTGTGAGGCAGCGGAGCGAGATCGTGGGGACGGAGATCGGCGGATTCCTCGTCGAGGGCGAGGCGGGCGAGGTGCTGCGGCTCGGGTGCGGCTGA
- a CDS encoding SGNH/GDSL hydrolase family protein, with amino-acid sequence MRRILCALLFLAVAGCGDDTDTTTSSSTSSSTSSSSSAAASSGGGDASGGGGGGGGGDTGGGGAGATGGGGEATGGGGGAGGGGGAGGAAEAHWVGTWTTGPQLTETNNNPPEPGLTNNTLRQVIYTSIGGKGVRLLLSNEYGDGPVTMESVHIAESTTADGINVATDHALKFAGADSVSIAVGKTVFSDPIEYTIKPNTKMAVTIKFGAVPAGITGHPGSRTNSYIQTGNGVSAASLTSPVSTAHWYYITGLDVDAAPEAAAVVILGDSITDGRGSDTDGNTRWPDFLSRRLRSNQGTQQVAVLNLGIGGGTVLAGGLGPTAKARFQRDVLDQRGAKWLITFIGVNDIGNDSQPPVADNLIAAYGEFITKAHDKGMLVYGAPITPFGGNGYYSAAHEATRQTVNTWIRTSNKFDKVIDFEPAVVDPSDATKLKADLDFQDDGLHFNPTGLEALANVVDLLLFVPQPK; translated from the coding sequence ATGCGAAGAATACTTTGTGCTCTTCTGTTTTTGGCTGTCGCCGGCTGCGGCGATGACACGGACACCACGACGTCGAGCAGCACGTCCAGCTCGACGTCCAGCTCGAGCAGCGCGGCGGCGAGCTCCGGCGGGGGTGATGCCTCTGGCGGCGGCGGCGGCGGTGGCGGCGGCGACACCGGCGGGGGCGGCGCTGGCGCCACCGGCGGCGGCGGCGAGGCCACGGGCGGCGGGGGCGGCGCCGGCGGCGGCGGTGGCGCCGGCGGCGCGGCGGAGGCGCACTGGGTCGGGACGTGGACGACCGGTCCGCAGCTGACCGAGACCAACAACAACCCGCCCGAGCCGGGCCTGACCAACAACACGCTTCGCCAGGTGATCTATACCTCGATCGGCGGCAAGGGCGTGCGGCTGCTGCTCTCGAACGAGTACGGCGACGGGCCGGTGACCATGGAGTCGGTCCACATCGCGGAGTCGACGACCGCCGACGGCATCAACGTGGCCACCGACCATGCCCTGAAGTTCGCGGGCGCCGATTCGGTGTCCATCGCGGTGGGCAAGACGGTCTTCTCCGATCCGATCGAGTACACCATCAAGCCCAACACCAAGATGGCGGTGACCATCAAGTTCGGCGCCGTGCCGGCCGGGATCACCGGGCACCCGGGCTCGCGGACCAACTCGTACATCCAGACCGGCAACGGGGTCTCGGCGGCGAGCCTGACCTCCCCTGTGTCCACGGCTCACTGGTACTACATCACGGGCCTCGACGTCGACGCGGCTCCCGAGGCGGCGGCGGTCGTCATCCTGGGTGACTCGATCACCGATGGTCGCGGCTCGGACACGGACGGGAACACCCGCTGGCCGGACTTCCTGTCTCGCCGGCTGCGGTCCAATCAGGGGACCCAGCAGGTCGCCGTGCTGAACCTGGGCATCGGCGGGGGCACCGTGCTCGCCGGCGGGCTCGGGCCGACGGCCAAGGCCCGCTTCCAGCGCGACGTCCTGGACCAGCGCGGCGCGAAATGGCTGATCACGTTCATCGGCGTGAACGACATCGGCAACGACAGCCAGCCGCCCGTCGCCGACAACCTGATCGCGGCCTATGGCGAGTTCATCACCAAGGCGCACGACAAAGGGATGCTCGTTTACGGAGCGCCCATCACGCCGTTCGGTGGCAACGGGTACTACTCCGCCGCGCACGAGGCCACCCGCCAGACGGTCAACACCTGGATCCGCACGAGCAACAAGTTCGACAAGGTCATCGATTTCGAGCCGGCCGTCGTCGACCCCAGCGATGCGACCAAGCTGAAGGCTGACCTCGACTTCCAGGATGACGGGCTGCACTTCAACCCGACCGGCCTGGAGGCGCTGGCGAACGTCGTCGACCTCTTGCTGTTCGTCCCCCAGCCCAAGTAG
- a CDS encoding class I SAM-dependent methyltransferase gives MRRDLPRNLDRDAGVRGPAVAASSPAQAYRNASLWQRGRGQRLIAFAGVRPGELVLDLGCGTGGLTRQLAELVGPDGRVLGIDPDEARIELARRTAGAPNLEFQVAAAETLGEVARNRPFDLVFSNFVFHWIRDKRAVLRLMRDLLRPAGRILVQCVSSLPALVGELSRLADPSGERILRDFAFEEAAALAHHVEGAGLQLLRLEEQHGTHVYPTLDALLRWWQATTHDRFDPRTVEPAALSRFAEQHGDGGAFRVRETFCWFEARLAPAHSWGRGG, from the coding sequence ATGAGACGTGACCTTCCTCGGAACCTCGACAGGGACGCCGGCGTGAGGGGGCCCGCCGTGGCCGCGTCGAGCCCCGCGCAGGCCTACCGGAATGCGAGCCTCTGGCAGAGGGGGCGCGGCCAGCGCCTCATCGCGTTCGCCGGCGTGAGGCCGGGCGAGCTCGTGCTCGACCTCGGCTGCGGCACCGGCGGCCTCACGCGGCAGCTCGCCGAGCTCGTGGGCCCCGACGGGCGCGTCCTGGGGATCGATCCGGACGAGGCGCGGATCGAGCTCGCCCGGCGCACCGCAGGGGCGCCCAACCTGGAGTTCCAGGTGGCGGCGGCCGAGACCCTCGGCGAGGTCGCCCGGAACCGCCCCTTCGATCTCGTCTTCTCGAACTTCGTGTTCCACTGGATCCGCGACAAGCGAGCGGTCCTCCGCCTCATGCGCGACCTGCTCCGCCCCGCGGGGCGCATCCTCGTCCAGTGCGTCTCGTCGCTCCCTGCGCTCGTCGGGGAGCTCTCGCGGCTCGCCGACCCTTCGGGGGAGCGGATCCTGCGGGACTTCGCCTTCGAGGAGGCCGCGGCGCTCGCGCACCACGTCGAGGGCGCCGGGCTGCAGCTGCTCCGCCTGGAGGAGCAGCATGGAACTCACGTGTATCCGACGCTCGACGCGCTGCTGAGGTGGTGGCAGGCGACGACCCACGACCGGTTCGACCCGCGGACCGTCGAGCCCGCGGCGCTCTCGCGGTTCGCCGAGCAGCACGGCGACGGCGGCGCGTTCCGGGTGCGCGAGACGTTCTGCTGGTTCGAGGCGCGGCTCGCCCCGGCGCACTCGTGGGGACGCGGCGGCTGA
- a CDS encoding class I SAM-dependent methyltransferase — MDREWPLDADDFSAYYAFAPAALAIRECVRLRAVRELDLPEPLLDVGCGDGLFARLAYPDKQAWGIDINPTEVQRAQRTASYRTLICGNIVNVHLPEGFFGSAIANCSLEHVPDLHGALVNIRRALRPGARFVLIVPTPDWTYQLALPEALRSVGLVGLSRAYGDALDRVFSHVHLYDEAGWRDHLARAGFDLVETRPIAGRPTSWAFDFMLYPSLLGYVMRKLTGRWIAMPALRPLTVDVARAVVNALGRLAPGGDAAAEYLLVAQAGPDG, encoded by the coding sequence ATGGACCGAGAGTGGCCGCTCGACGCGGACGACTTCTCCGCCTACTACGCCTTCGCGCCCGCGGCGCTCGCCATCCGCGAGTGCGTGCGGCTGCGCGCCGTGCGCGAGCTCGATCTGCCGGAGCCGCTGCTCGACGTCGGCTGCGGCGACGGCCTGTTCGCGCGCCTCGCCTACCCGGACAAGCAGGCGTGGGGCATCGACATCAACCCGACCGAGGTGCAGCGCGCGCAGCGGACCGCGTCGTACCGCACGCTCATCTGCGGCAACATCGTCAACGTCCACCTGCCCGAGGGGTTCTTCGGCAGCGCCATCGCCAACTGCAGCCTCGAGCACGTGCCCGATCTCCACGGCGCCCTCGTGAACATCCGGCGCGCGCTCAGGCCCGGGGCGCGGTTCGTGCTCATCGTGCCCACGCCCGACTGGACGTACCAGCTCGCCCTGCCCGAGGCGCTCCGCTCCGTGGGCCTTGTCGGCCTCTCGCGGGCGTACGGCGACGCGCTCGATCGCGTCTTCTCGCACGTCCACCTCTACGACGAGGCGGGCTGGCGCGATCACCTCGCGCGCGCGGGCTTCGACCTCGTGGAGACGCGGCCCATCGCGGGCCGGCCGACCTCGTGGGCGTTCGACTTCATGCTGTACCCGAGCCTGCTCGGCTACGTGATGCGCAAGCTCACCGGCCGCTGGATCGCGATGCCAGCGCTCCGCCCGCTCACCGTCGACGTGGCGCGCGCCGTGGTCAACGCGCTCGGGCGCCTCGCCCCGGGCGGCGACGCGGCCGCCGAGTACCTGCTCGTGGCGCAGGCAGGGCCCGATGGCTGA
- a CDS encoding type VI secretion system Vgr family protein produces MSIFELSFQSGEASLSVRRVVIQEAVSELFTVSVWARSRLSDLELEPLVGQSASLQIQPDPEHLHWLSSRLWQGVCSHVEQVQAEPTGLSTYYLRIVPRLWLLTQRRGHRIYQHLSIPDIVDALLGEWAIEPAWKIDRGAYPRLEYKVQHGESDHAFLCRLLEEAGIAYTFPDSGKDAKLTLSDKLESEPLRPGPPLPYIDNPLETSEREFVTRVRFSHEVRPGASTIRGHDFRKPSFALTGEAPPAPAPEAKYEQYSYEPGAFLAASAGGGAPVGDAKGVYRHDPKHGADLSTRVLAAMRADKRGVLFEANVIDLYPGRVFSVDQHPHPEVGKGPLMVAELEIAASLDEPWSVHGRALFADSKVPYRPARKTPRPVAPGLQSATVVGPPGAEIHTDELGRVRVQFPWDREGKLDDNSSCWMRVSQGWAGAGFGMFMLPRVGQEVLVAFLDGDPDLPIVAGRAFNGRELVPYKLPDHKTVSTWKSSSSPGGAGYNEIKFEDQAGQELVYMQAQRDRNQLVKRDEVERTGRHKRSTVGGDEHVVVKGTRKQLVHGGDHVHVKLDQRQAVDGSVSLTVAVNRDEHVGANHALEAGGQLHIKAGATLVLEAGQRLTIKGPGGFIDIHPGGVDIVGTVVNINSGGAPGAGQGANPAAPLQAEEAHPKDTPSP; encoded by the coding sequence ATGTCGATCTTCGAGCTCTCGTTTCAGTCCGGGGAGGCCTCGCTCTCCGTGCGCCGTGTCGTGATCCAGGAGGCCGTCTCCGAGCTCTTCACCGTCTCGGTGTGGGCCCGGTCCAGGCTCTCGGATCTCGAGCTGGAGCCGCTCGTCGGCCAGAGCGCGTCGCTCCAGATCCAGCCCGACCCCGAGCACCTCCACTGGCTGAGCAGCAGGCTCTGGCAGGGCGTGTGCAGCCACGTGGAGCAGGTGCAGGCCGAGCCGACGGGGCTCTCGACATACTACCTCCGCATCGTGCCGCGCCTCTGGCTGCTCACCCAGCGCCGCGGACACCGCATCTACCAGCACCTCTCCATCCCCGACATCGTCGACGCGCTCCTCGGCGAGTGGGCGATCGAGCCGGCGTGGAAGATCGATCGCGGCGCGTATCCAAGGCTCGAGTACAAGGTCCAGCACGGCGAGAGCGACCACGCCTTTCTATGCCGCCTCCTCGAAGAGGCAGGCATCGCCTACACCTTCCCGGACAGCGGGAAGGACGCCAAGCTCACCCTGAGCGACAAGCTCGAGTCGGAGCCGCTGCGGCCGGGGCCGCCGCTGCCTTACATCGACAACCCCCTCGAGACCTCGGAGCGCGAGTTCGTCACCAGGGTGCGGTTCAGCCACGAGGTCCGGCCCGGCGCGAGCACGATCCGCGGCCACGACTTCCGCAAACCCTCGTTCGCGCTCACCGGCGAGGCGCCCCCGGCGCCCGCGCCCGAGGCGAAGTACGAGCAGTACAGCTACGAGCCCGGCGCGTTCCTCGCCGCGAGCGCCGGGGGCGGCGCGCCCGTCGGCGACGCCAAGGGCGTTTACCGCCACGACCCGAAGCACGGAGCCGATCTGTCGACACGGGTCCTCGCGGCGATGCGCGCCGACAAGCGCGGCGTGCTCTTCGAAGCCAACGTGATCGACCTCTACCCGGGCCGGGTCTTCTCCGTCGATCAGCACCCGCACCCGGAGGTGGGAAAAGGGCCGCTGATGGTGGCCGAGCTCGAGATCGCGGCCTCGCTCGACGAGCCGTGGAGCGTGCACGGGCGCGCGCTCTTCGCCGATTCCAAGGTCCCGTACCGGCCGGCGCGCAAGACGCCCAGGCCGGTCGCGCCCGGGCTGCAGAGCGCGACCGTGGTGGGGCCGCCGGGCGCCGAGATCCACACCGACGAGCTCGGGCGGGTGCGCGTGCAGTTTCCGTGGGATCGCGAGGGCAAGCTCGACGACAACAGCTCGTGCTGGATGCGCGTGAGCCAGGGCTGGGCGGGCGCCGGCTTCGGGATGTTCATGCTCCCCCGCGTCGGCCAGGAGGTGCTCGTGGCCTTCCTCGACGGCGATCCCGATCTCCCCATCGTGGCCGGGCGCGCCTTCAACGGCCGTGAGCTCGTGCCGTACAAGCTGCCTGATCACAAGACGGTGAGCACCTGGAAGAGCAGCTCGTCGCCCGGCGGCGCGGGCTACAACGAGATCAAGTTCGAGGACCAGGCGGGCCAGGAGCTCGTCTACATGCAGGCGCAGCGCGACAGGAACCAGCTCGTCAAGCGCGATGAGGTCGAGCGCACCGGGCGCCACAAGCGGAGCACCGTGGGAGGCGACGAGCACGTGGTCGTGAAGGGCACACGGAAACAGCTCGTCCACGGGGGCGACCACGTGCACGTGAAGCTGGATCAGCGACAGGCCGTCGACGGCTCCGTGTCGCTCACGGTCGCCGTGAACCGGGACGAGCACGTGGGCGCGAACCACGCGCTCGAGGCCGGCGGGCAGCTCCACATCAAGGCGGGCGCGACCCTGGTGCTCGAGGCGGGCCAGCGGCTCACCATCAAGGGGCCTGGAGGCTTCATCGACATCCACCCGGGGGGCGTCGACATCGTGGGAACTGTCGTCAACATCAACAGCGGCGGCGCGCCGGGCGCCGGCCAGGGCGCGAACCCGGCGGCGCCGCTCCAGGCCGAAGAGGCGCACCCCAAGGACACGCCGTCTCCCTGA
- a CDS encoding class I SAM-dependent methyltransferase, with protein MADPAAPPGDYFSNHRRRERFPWSLYHGALTRPLARAIAARGPRPRVLVVGCGLEGEIPGAPPATELYGCDLDARAIEACRRLYPARAERFAVCPGPYELPTGGGFEGPFDVVLAKEVVEHTLDPSRWARGLSARLAPGGALLLTTPNYGRLSTLPLLEATVLEWIARRDGFSRKHIHPSKFDERSLAALDVGERMRLVSVRRTLTGWSLLGTWQRAPG; from the coding sequence ATGGCTGACCCGGCGGCGCCGCCCGGCGACTACTTCTCGAACCACCGCCGCCGCGAGCGGTTCCCGTGGTCGCTCTACCACGGCGCGCTCACCCGCCCCCTCGCGCGCGCCATCGCCGCCCGCGGCCCGCGCCCGCGCGTGCTCGTCGTCGGCTGCGGCCTCGAAGGGGAGATCCCCGGCGCCCCGCCCGCGACCGAGCTGTACGGCTGTGATCTCGACGCGCGCGCCATCGAGGCGTGCCGGCGCCTCTACCCGGCGCGCGCGGAGCGCTTCGCCGTCTGTCCGGGGCCGTACGAGCTCCCGACGGGCGGCGGGTTCGAGGGCCCGTTCGACGTCGTGCTCGCGAAGGAGGTCGTCGAGCACACCCTCGATCCGTCGCGCTGGGCGCGCGGGCTCTCGGCGCGCCTCGCGCCGGGCGGCGCGCTGCTGCTCACGACCCCGAACTACGGCCGGCTGTCCACGCTGCCGCTCCTCGAGGCCACGGTGCTCGAGTGGATCGCGCGCCGCGACGGCTTCTCGCGCAAGCACATCCACCCGAGCAAGTTCGACGAGCGCAGCCTCGCGGCGCTCGACGTCGGGGAGCGGATGCGGCTCGTGTCGGTGCGGCGGACGCTCACCGGCTGGTCGCTCCTCGGCACCTGGCAGCGCGCCCCGGGCTGA
- a CDS encoding glycoside hydrolase family 43 protein, producing MGDGDGGSGGGGTTGATTGPGMGVSSSSGSGGSNGQTTSVGSTSASGGSDATGGGDPGTGGGGDGGDGGGAPAVCPETYSNPLLWQDLPDLEVIRVDDTYYYTASTFHHAPGAPLLRSYDLVHWEYVSHSVPLLDVDPSYDLSGGRSYVNGIWASTLQYRESNKTFYWMGCMHNKGGGWVFTSKSPEGPWEKHKGGCYYDMGLLIDDDDTMYVASGNNTISVAQLSADGFSQVKSQTVFQTPGDLSGPLEGSRFIKKDGVYYIFTTQYANGEYVLRSTKGPFGPYEMRPFAVRVPYAGAPGSGGSPHQGGIVQTQNGDWYYLGFNDSYPAGRIPVMAPMTWNDGWPSLTLVDGKWGGTYPFPDLPCGSNRVKPPVTKDTFAEATLRPEWEWNHNPDSTKWSSGAGLTLQTATVTDDLYAARNTLTRRIEGPVSIGTIELDYSKMQNGDVAGLAALRDVSAWIGVKKASGGARVVMTNGVNMNTSWATTGKGTEAAGADVSGGKIWLRVEANVRSDGGGAQARFSYSTDGTRFTNLGNTLSMNKNWQYFLGYRFGIFNYATQSLGGSVKVASFEVTKP from the coding sequence GTGGGCGACGGCGATGGCGGCAGCGGCGGCGGCGGCACCACGGGCGCGACGACCGGCCCCGGGATGGGCGTTTCGAGCAGCAGCGGCTCGGGCGGGAGCAATGGCCAGACGACGAGCGTCGGTTCGACGAGCGCCAGCGGAGGCTCGGACGCGACCGGAGGCGGTGACCCCGGTACCGGCGGCGGCGGTGACGGCGGCGACGGCGGCGGCGCCCCGGCTGTCTGCCCCGAGACCTACTCCAATCCTCTCCTCTGGCAGGACCTCCCCGACCTCGAGGTCATTCGCGTCGACGACACCTACTACTACACGGCGTCCACGTTCCACCATGCGCCGGGAGCGCCCCTGCTCCGCTCCTACGATCTGGTCCACTGGGAGTACGTTTCACACTCCGTTCCCCTGCTGGACGTCGACCCGTCGTACGACCTGAGCGGGGGCCGATCCTATGTCAACGGCATCTGGGCGTCGACGCTCCAGTACCGGGAGAGCAACAAGACCTTCTACTGGATGGGCTGCATGCACAACAAGGGCGGCGGCTGGGTCTTCACATCCAAGTCCCCGGAAGGTCCGTGGGAAAAGCACAAGGGTGGCTGTTACTACGACATGGGGTTGTTGATCGACGACGACGACACCATGTACGTGGCCTCCGGAAACAACACGATCAGCGTGGCGCAGCTGAGCGCGGACGGCTTCAGCCAGGTCAAGAGTCAGACGGTGTTCCAGACGCCGGGCGACCTCTCCGGACCGCTGGAGGGCTCTCGCTTCATCAAGAAGGACGGAGTCTACTACATCTTCACCACGCAATACGCGAACGGTGAGTATGTGCTGCGCTCGACGAAGGGGCCCTTTGGTCCCTACGAAATGCGGCCCTTCGCGGTGAGGGTGCCCTACGCCGGCGCTCCGGGCTCCGGCGGCTCCCCGCACCAGGGCGGCATCGTCCAGACGCAGAACGGCGACTGGTACTACCTCGGGTTCAACGACTCGTACCCGGCCGGCCGCATCCCGGTGATGGCCCCGATGACCTGGAACGACGGCTGGCCCTCGCTCACGCTGGTGGACGGCAAGTGGGGAGGTACGTATCCCTTCCCGGACCTGCCTTGCGGATCGAATCGAGTGAAGCCGCCTGTGACCAAGGACACCTTCGCGGAGGCGACCCTGCGTCCAGAGTGGGAGTGGAACCACAACCCCGACAGCACCAAGTGGTCCTCAGGGGCTGGGCTGACGCTGCAGACGGCGACGGTGACCGACGATCTGTACGCCGCTCGAAACACGCTGACGCGCCGTATCGAAGGACCCGTCTCGATCGGGACGATCGAGCTCGACTACAGCAAGATGCAGAACGGCGACGTCGCCGGCCTGGCCGCCCTGCGCGACGTATCGGCGTGGATCGGGGTCAAGAAGGCCAGCGGGGGAGCGCGCGTCGTGATGACCAACGGCGTCAACATGAACACCTCCTGGGCCACGACGGGCAAGGGCACCGAGGCGGCTGGCGCGGACGTGTCCGGCGGCAAGATCTGGCTGCGCGTGGAGGCCAACGTCCGCTCGGATGGCGGCGGCGCGCAGGCGCGCTTCTCCTACAGCACGGACGGCACCCGATTCACCAACCTGGGCAACACGCTCAGCATGAACAAGAACTGGCAGTACTTCCTCGGCTACCGGTTCGGCATCTTCAACTACGCCACGCAGTCGCTGGGCGGCTCGGTGAAGGTCGCTTCCTTCGAGGTAACCAAGCCGTAA
- a CDS encoding PAAR domain-containing protein, producing MPAAARLTDLHTCQTHPGPTPIVTSARTVNIGFQPAARVGDRAACPASAAIVEGSATVFIEGAMAARLGDETAPKGAIVTGCPTVNIGSTPEIDALLAASASGTPFLDCESCRMGGAG from the coding sequence ATGCCCGCCGCCGCGCGCCTCACCGATCTGCACACCTGCCAGACGCACCCTGGGCCCACGCCGATCGTCACGTCGGCCAGGACGGTGAACATCGGCTTCCAGCCCGCGGCGCGGGTCGGCGATCGCGCCGCGTGCCCGGCCAGCGCCGCGATCGTCGAGGGCTCGGCGACCGTGTTCATCGAGGGCGCCATGGCCGCGCGGCTCGGCGACGAGACGGCGCCGAAGGGCGCGATCGTGACCGGGTGTCCGACGGTGAACATCGGCTCGACCCCCGAGATCGACGCATTGCTCGCCGCGTCCGCGTCGGGGACTCCATTCCTCGATTGCGAGAGCTGCCGGATGGGCGGCGCCGGGTGA